ATCCCCTCAACCATATCGTCACCTTTGTCAAGGGTGAGTTTCTTCTCCCTTTTTGCCCTTGCCTCTGTCCCCTTACTTAGGATTGAAAGGGGATCTCTGGGTCTGAACTATGGTTTCATTTCTAAACTAAGAAGAGTTAGACTAGAAGAGTTCAGGCCCAGCCTCAGACTTGTTGAATATGATCAATAAAACCTGATGTTTTGGTCGTGCTCCATCATGGTTGTGTTCAAGAGACTGGAAGCTCATATCTGTTTCTTTCCAAAGTCACTGGATCGCACAGACTTAGACGCTTCACCCTTCCAGATTAAGAAGAAaaaggtacgtgtgtgtgtgtgtgtgttcgttttaAGTCTTTAGCCTTTGGCACATATGACACCCTcagggtagtgtgtgttgttgcctGACTGCAACAGGGTGTAAAGGGATTGGCTTGGGGTGTGTGTCTTGTTCTGCTGCCAGCTGTGACTGCTGTCCTTAAGTCACGTCCATAGACAGCTGTTCCCCCAGAGCCCAGTGGCAAAAGTGTTCCTAAAAACGGTGCCAGTATTAAACCATTATTGTTAGACAGCtgtagcagctgcctactgatCCTCAACAATGATCTTTTTCAAAGCTAGTCAAATGGTCCCCAGCTCACCAACCTAACACTCTTACATGTCCTATTAATTATGATGtagtaataatatatatatatatatttatgctgTGCTTTTCACAGTTCTCACATACGCTTAAATTATGTGGTATGCTTTTAAATATGTCCGCCTGTGCATGCTGGTTCAAGTAAAAATAACATGTGACTGCAGTAGAACACgaactttttttaattttaaatttTTGACATGACATGAATGTGCAAACATGTATAGCCAGATAAAATGGTTTCGCTGCACACAGCATGTCCATGATCCAACTTGAAATGTCCTGTGTCCGGTCCAAAACACTTGAGTTGCCGTGCAGTGTGTGGATATAGATAGAACGGTGAGGGGACCAAACTCTGTGTGTCCTTTGCTCAGATGGACCCGTTGTTGCCGCCGGTGCAGAAGCTGGTGGTGCCGTCAGCTGCCTCCGTCTCTGGGAATCGTTCCATGGCCTtccgtccctctctcacacctgGCGGTGTCAATCGGACATTGGAGAGAACGGCAGCGAGGGACACGGTGAGAAACCTGTTTTTAATTCATTGTGGGTTTCTTTGGGGGAAGgtgaacttgatttttttttttttttttttcagtgtggcATCCTCATCTTAGGTAGTTCAAATGACTTCAATGAGTGAatgtatagatagataggcaTGCAAAATAATCAAAAAATCTAAATATAATTACAGTGACAATTTCAGTTATATTTACACCTTATTGTCAATATTTTCTTCTGTGTTTTAGCTTTAGCTCTGAGATTTAGCTCTGATGTGGTGGCAGCTCTGCAAATCTGAAACAAAATGTGATCTTTGATGGGACTTTCTCTTCAAAGGGGGGTTTTCCCATCTGTTGCTTTTGCCGGTTTCACTAACACTACATGAAGTGTGAGCATGATGCCGACCGTGGTTTTCGTTTCACTTTTTAGTAGTTGCAGTTTGAGTAAGAGGTTGCTCCAACCAGTGGTGTCATGTATGTCAACAATACAGAACTGTCTTTGAGCAATTCTTTTTGGCTCAGCATCTATCAGGTTATACGTGTCTTCATAAATTCCAGCACACTAGCTTCTAgtcattctctttttctctgtgtttatagCCTGTGCGAAGATCTCCATTAATACCGGAACCTACACCAACCACGTCTCAAAGGTAAAGCCCCTGTTGGAAAGAGAAGTTTTCCTCAacctaccgtaatttccggactattgagcgcacctgaatataagcctcacccaccgaatttaaaaaaatatattattgttaacataaataagctgcacatgtctataagccgcaggtgcctaccggtacattgaaacaaatgaactttacacaggctaaaatgaatatcaaaagtaatacaatagtgatgcatattattagttttgccagttacgataagtgcactgttgctttaagagggcacagttgcaagagtcaatcagaagctagaacgttagattgaagacagcgagatagaagaaagacgctagtttgaaaccattGAGCTAAATAACTTGAAAAGACTGtatttgtgttctgtctacgccggtagactgtgtattttgacattagttaagttattgagagatactgagaaatcgcgtggagctaagcatccatgcggctgcatccatgctagcatcctagctccacaaagccaccgtatacagtcacagggatcataatccataaattagccgcgtcattgtttaagccgcgaggttcaaagcgtggggaaaaagtagcggcttatagtccggaaattacggtaactTAAATGATCTATATAGCTAGCAAAGATAACGGGTCACCTGATGCATATTTGTTACATGTGCAATTGGAGAATGTCTGTACAACAACTTGTGCAACATCCTGTGTCAAAACTAACATGAAAATGGCCACTAGACCATACCCCATTTCATTACACATCTTTATTTTAATTTCAGTAATAAATTATTATATGATTACATCACAGTGCTGTTTGTGATGCAAGCAGTGTAGATCCccacttgtgtttgtggatCTTTCCACCTTATCTTTAACTTTGTGTCGTCTGTCTACTCTTTTGCAGCACAACCTCTCTGGCCTACCCCCTGTCCAGTACCCCAGCGGTCAGCGCTGCTGGCTCCGGAGGAGGCAAGATGAAGCGGGAGAGAAGCATCAGGCCCTCCAACAAACACCCTGAGGATGAGGTCAGTGTGCACTGATCGCCACAAATGCAGAGACGAGCGGCCCAAGTTTTATTTATGTACCAATACTCATTAATTAACGCAGGTGTACTAACATGCTTCATTGTGTATTACCTTTTCACTGTCCTACATATTGGTAAGCCAATTAAAAATGGAAGCATGaagggggggattgggggggggcaTCCAATTTACGCGTCCCTTTTATTGTCAACCATGCATGCTTTGTTGACCTTGTAATGATATTCTCATTGTCTTCTGGGGCATTTCAGGTAGCAGAGGTCCCTGACCTGCCTGccatctccctccccatcaGCTCACGGGCACTGCCCTCTTTCAGTTTCTCCTCCCcatccaccacctccacaccaacGTCTGCCCCTGCCAAAACTACCCCTACCCCTGCCCCTGCCAAAACTACCCCTGCCCCTGCCAAGACAGTCACCAGCAAGGTGAGTCTAGACATTTAGGTCCTATTTATAGGGTTTTGGGGTACCGGTTTGGGTTGTTGTTTCTTTGCCTTCTTAAGTCCTTGATTTTGGATGCTTTTAATGTTGATGTCACTGTATTAACACATTTATAACTTGTCTCCCCTGCAGGATCCTCCACCGGCCTCCTCACCCCCTTCTCTGCCCTTCACTTTCGCTTCCCCTATTGTCATGGCAACAGCTGCCAgccctccatcattctctccatctgtaaGTGCGGTCAGCTGCCTGTCAAGTCTTGTACTCTAACATGAGGGAGAAATTACTAAACGTCTGTGTCCCTCCCACAGTCTGGTTTCACCTTCAGCGCGCCGGTCATGAAGACCAGCCCCTCCGTGTCTAATGACACTGCTGCCGCTTCTCCCATCGCCCGCTCAGGTAGGCTCTACTTCCAGGTTAAGTGTCGCCTTGCTAGACCCTAAAGGCTATGTTAAACGAGTGTGAGTTTGAGACATCTCCCCTGTTTTGGTGTATCTACAGTTAAGAGCACGGCAAATGCTGAGACCAAAGAGGAGTTTGAGGGCCCCTTCAAACCAGCCAAGACCCTTAAGCAGGGCAGTGTGCTGGATCTCCTGAAGGCTCCAGGTGAGACAGACCTTTGCACTCTGACCTTCATGCTCTCTTGCTTAGCTCTCAGTTCTCCGTACACTCTTATTTAGTCTAACAAAACACTCACTCCTGACCAGTCACGCAGCAGATGCACAACTCCCGGTAAATGGACAAACCCCATCAAAGCTATGTGCAACTGTGGTTTTGTATTAATTTCTCTGTGCGTCTCTATCCGCAGGTTTCTCTTCCAGCCCCCCCACTTCAACTCCCTCCTCTCAGCccgcccccaccctccccctctccggCTTTGGGGACAAGTTCAAGCCTGCAGCAGGCTCCTGGGCCTGTGACTCCTGCCTCCTTCAGAACTCTGCAGCGGACACCAAATGTGTAGCGTGCCAGACCACCAAACCCCAGACAAACTCTTCCtcgtcttcatcctcctcctctaaaTTAGACAGTAAACCCCCCGCAGTTTCTATGGCGGCCTCCAGTGGAGGTCTGGCGGCGCTGTTTGCCCCTCCAGCGGGCTCGTGGGACTGCGACACCTGCCTTGTTCAGAACAAGCCGGATGCCCTGAAGTGTGTGGCCTGCGAAACCGCCAAGCCTGGCTCCGGCATTAAGCCTGGTCTGACCCTGCcggctttttcagcagcctcctCCACATCCAccgctgctactgctgctgcgaCCACAACCTCATCCTCCACCTCTGCTGGACTGTTGGGATTTGGGGACAAGTTTAAAAAGCCAGAGGGCTCGTGGGATTGCGACACGTGCATGGTGCAGAACAAAGGGCCGGACACCAAGTGCGTGGCCTGTCTGAGTCCAAAACCAGGTGAGCGAATTATGTTAATATCACTCTGGTCATTTCTGGTCTCTACTTGTAAGTTGGCCTTTGACAGTTCAACACAATGCATACCTACAAAGACAAGAATTCTAATAGTCAACTCTATGTGAAGGCCCCATTAAATGAAGACTCGTCTCTTAGCAAGCTTTTTTTGATCACTGGTTTGAGTCTGAGATTTTGAGACCAAGGCCTGCTAATGttagaaagttggctgactgacaccTCGCAAAGTTacatcaaccattattgctggttactggttacaataacgttatttctctgtaacttaaaacaaatctaagcgagaaaacgccgaaagatgtacatttacatacaaatcacggccgtcagcggagtttggtccgccatctttgtttacaatttgcagTTACCGAagggagctggcgcacagatttatgggtaatgaCCGTCACGTGGACGATTTTAAGGTATCCCGGAAGAGACAGAATAACggatttcgaacagtccttcCTTCTCTACTTTAAGAGAAGGAAGGTAGTAAGACAGCATTTTaagagttttcgaacacagcccaaGTCTCCCTCTCTGGGCAGTCCTGacctcttctgtcctcttctcttctgaaGTTCATCATTAACCCCCCCTTCTCTGCCCCTGTCAGGAGCATCTGGAGCAGCGCCCGCCTCCTTgccccctctgtcctcctccagtggcTCTGCAGCGCCCTCTCTTGGCTTTGGGGATAAGTTCAAGAAGCCAGCAGGCAGCTGGGAATGTGacgtgtgctgtgtgcagaACAAAGGAGAAGACGTACAGTGTGTGGCCTGCCAGACCAACAAGCCTGGAGCCAAAATCGAGTCTAAAGGTACGACTGGAAGCtataaacaggaaaaaaaatatttccatTGGCACGTTATTTGcattaaacaaatattttttcttgaaaatggtaatctctcatcctccctcgcTCTGACCTAcatctccctctccaactctctcttttgttctttcttcccAACACAGCCGCACTCGGTTCTGCGACGTTCACCGATTCCAGCTCCGGGGGATTTAAATTCGGCTCCAGCGGTACCTCTGCCACCTCGGATGGCATTAAATTTGCCGGAACCTTCTCGGACTCCTCTAGCGCCCCTAGTGGTGGTGGCTTCAAGTTCGGCGGTGCACCCTCAGACTCCACCGGGGGCTTCAAGTTCGGGGGTGCCTCAGACTCATCCTCAGGAGGTTTTAAATTTGGCAACTCCACAACCTCTGAGGTGTCCTCTACCGCCAGTGGCACTTCGTCAGGGGGCTTCACATTTGACTtaacctcctcatcctcttccacCACTGAAGACTCTAAGAAGGCGGACGCTCCAAGCTTAGGCAATGGGTTTAAGTTCGGCGGCAGCACCATAACGTTTGGCACAGCAAGCACAGCACCTGCCGCCGAAGCCAGCGCCGCACCCGTCTCTGCTCCTGCGGTCGACCCCTCggccacaggcttctcttttgGCCTCTCTAAACCAGAAGACAAACTCAGTGCTGCCCCCAGCCCCACCTTTAGTTTCTCCACCCCTCAGGACGCCCCGGCCATCTCCAACTCCGTCACCTCGGCCTCTTCAACCTCGCTCCCCATCTTTGGGACGCTCGCCGGGGCCGAGCTGACCACCTCTACTCCATCCTTGCTCCCCGCTGCCACGAAGTTCGGCGAGTCTGTGAGCAAGGAGCCGGCGTTGTCTGGGCCCGTCTTCTCTTTTGGGAACCCCGAGGAGAAGGAGGCGTCCTCCACCTCTACTACGACCGCCGGATTCCTCTTCGGTGCTGCGAAGGAGGCGGAGAAGGCGCCCATCACCACTGCTGCTCCCTCTGGCGGCTTCTCCTTCGGCAAGCCTGAAGCGGCTGCGGAGCCCAAACCTATTTTTGCCTTCGGGAAACCTGCGGAGAAGAGCGAGGTGGACGCCCCCAAACCCGCGTTCTCATTCGGCCAGACTAGCACAGGTGAGAGCATCTGGGCCGtggctgtcttgctatgtctgtgtatgaaacTGCTGTACTTGTGCTGTACATTAATTGGatgattttaatgttttaaagttTAAAGCTGATCCAAATATATTTAGAAATGACATTCAACTTACCCCTTCCTCTGTACAGATTCATCAGCTGCAAAGCCAGCCTTTGGCTTCATGGCTGCAGCGACCTCCAGCACACCCTCCtccacaccccctccacaccccagcCTGTTTGGTGCCGTGGCCAGCTCCACCACTACCCTGGCCCCGTCCCCTGTTCCTGCCCCCGTCCCTGCCCCCACCAGCACCTTCATGTTTGGCCAGAGCACCGCCACCACGGATGCCCCTCCAGCGAAGGCCTTCCTTTTCGGACAGCAGACGCAAGAGACCCCAGCCGCGCCTTCGGCCACCCCGGCCCAACCCTTCATGTTCAACTCGGCAGGCAACACGGCCGCTCCCTCTTTCGCCTTCGGAGCGACGTCTTCATCTACAGCAGCTCCTGCAGGTATGCTGGTCACAGCAGTAGACGTGGGCAGACCTTGGAGGGTGTAGGGGTACGCTGGTCACAGCAGTATACGTGGGCAGACCTAAGAGGGTGTAGGGGTACGCTGGTGTGCAGATGTGCTGTCTGGTATTCTGTGCTCGGTCATGCTTGTGCCCAAAACTTACATGGGGTAAATATCCCAGGGGTTGTGATCTTGGGTAGAGTTACTGTGAAACTTGTCTGCATGTCTCCAGTGCTGCTTGTGTATCAGAGCTTATGCAGGACGAGCAGGTGGTTGTCCTTATATACACAAAATTTAGATTTTTCCAATGATGATTTAttgaatttttttcttttccttccctcttctcttccagcCCCCCCGCCTTTTGCGTTTAGCCCCgcctcctccaccactggcTTTGGCTCCACGCAGTCCTCCATGTTTGGTCAAAATGCGTCGCAGCCGATTGCTCCGGCATTCGGTTCAGCCGCCCCCTCCTTTTCCGCTGGATCCCAGGCACCAGCGTTTGGCGCCAAACCCACTGCAGCACCCGTGTTCGGCCAGCCGGCCAATGCCACACCGGCGTTCGGCTCCTCCAATGCATCCACAGGACAAGGTAGGAACTGCTGCTCTCCTCCGAGCccctcacactcttctctctaccAGTAGCTCCTCTTCCTGCGCCCCACTGCTGCTCAACACTATTTTCACCTTGTTCTCATGAAGAGCAAATATCTAGCCCGTTTTGATCAACCAGAAGCTGTGTGCGTGATGTTAGTAATGGATATAGAGCAATGACGATGGTGATGGAACTTTCACTTTTGGTTGAGACTTCGTTCATGGAACAAATTATTACTCTTTCCAAACCTGTAGAATGTTGTCGTCACCTTGTCATGGTACTCTTTTGCTTCTTTTGTTCGGGAGGCTTCAGAGTCTTATTCAttcagtgtgtcgtgtgtgccattaatacctgactattattattattattattattattattattatatcctTTAGTACACGACACACTGTTCTTCCTGAGCAGCTTTTCCCTACCTCTGCAGTGCTGGTGttttccctcactcactctgcgTCTGTCTCTTGCTGCTAGGTGGAGGTTTCGCATTCGGGGGTGCCGGTGCGTTTGGGCCCCCCGCTGGCGCCGCCTCGGGGATCTTCACCTTTGGTGGCGGACCAAATCCCGCCGCCCCGGCAACTCCCCAACCCCCAGCTCCCGGCGGGGGCTTCAACTTTGCTGCGAGCCCCGCCTTCAACATAGGGTAAGGGCCGACGCCAAGCACACACTCTAGGCGAAGCAGAAATGAGGATAAAGCATCATCattgttttttacttttatttagtCTTTTTGATTTTCAGTTTAGATTTGGTTTGCATAAGTAGCATACATTTTGAGGAATTGACTAGTTTAAGTTTTTATTTAGTGTTTCTGGTATTATGAAGGCCTTGATTTAAAAAAGCTGATAAAGGTAAGATTTCAAGGAATTCATGACTTTAAATATGAGGCCATTGTCTCTCAAGAAATCAAACAGGGCATATAGCAACCATAGTGGGCAAGGGCAAAAACAAAGCTGATTTTACCTGCTATTCTATACCGTTTTAATTTGTGTCATTGTccattgtgttttttatttgtttttgtggggttgtatttatttttatttgttattattttcctTAACTATAATAACTCTGATTCATTAATGTTTTACCTGCGGCCCAACAGGTCAGTTAAGAGTGCTGGCACGCCCGCTCCACAACACGGCATCGCTGGGCGCAAGATCAAAACGGCCGTGAGGCGCAGGAAGTAGGCCAACGGGGCCTCCTGCGGGAGCGGAGAGCGCCACCTGCTGGACAGCTAGTGCAGTGCTGCCAGGAGGAGAAGGCCAGTGGTGCAGGGCGTGAGGAGAGACAGTGACCTCTGAGTGGCTTCTGGGTCAGGAAGCGGGAGGAGGAGCATCAGCACGGGActggaataaataaatcaataaataaacacaaacagacttaaCTTGACGcttatgaaaaagaaagaaaaaactgaTGTAGAGCAAAAAGCGAAataatattaaaaacaaaatgtcaacaaTCAAGCCACAAACCTCTGCTACATGTGAAAAGGCTCTATTTTTACCATCTGCCGATGTAAGCAAGGACTTGAGCATGACTTTTTGTAAGGCATTGAGGGATGGGGGCGGGGGAGATCTAAACAAATGTGTTTGATGGAGAGGACTCAATCCTGTCAGAGGGTTGGAATCTTTATTTCTTCAGTTTccttagttttttttctgtgggcTGATCAGGTGAGGTTGGATGTTTGTGCGCAGCGGAGACGTGTTTTAAGTCAGGCTGCCGGCATTTGCTgtatgtacagatgtgtgttttcagacatGCTGAagcgagaggaaaaaaaagatgcttgcgtgtgtgtggtgtatgtgtacatgtgttccCCTTGTACagctgttgcgtgtgtgtgtgtgtgtgtgtgtgtgtgcgcgtacgcgTTTGCACGTTCTTGTGTACAgggctgagcgtgtgtgtgtatgaggtgagTAGGAAGTGTAGCCAGAGTGGTAGGTCTTATGTGAGAAgcatatgaatgtgtttatacaAGAGGGTGCACTGTGGGGGGCTGGGAGAGTCCCCAAACAACCTCTGTCATTCTGTAGTTCCAAATCTGTTCAtattgctctccctctcttttcatctctgtctctgaatttatcactctgctttttctctctctatttatctatctctctcgagcgctctctctgtctctctgtgtctcactcttaATTGGCCTTTCAATATTACAAAAACTTGTAaatagtgtttgtttttttgttttgttttgtttttaatgtgatttttgtgtgtgcgcgtgagtgtttAAAAACCTTTTTCGTTCAGCATCtgtcttttaaaatgtattatgtGAAGCCCTTTATTCAAAGTTGCCCAAATCCATTTAAAAGACTCTTAAATGCAAATTGGGGATCCTTTGAAGACTAAAGGTATATTGGCTTTTCTGATCCACTTTTGTTTGGACCAAAACCAGTATTGTAAAAAGTGTtaagtatatatttttgtatgactTGTTTAAATGGACTAGGGTGACTTTGGATAATAAGGACGTCTACTTAATTTTAAAGCCATTACTATTACTGGAtgagtgaaaaataaaaccatgGGTAATTGCCATcaataaaattataaaatagtTTTTGATTTTCTGTCACTTATTTACATCAACACATTATCCTTTTTTACTAGGCAAATATGTTTAGACCAAGTGCAAAATATGTCCAAATAATGTAATTTGTTGTATGACTGTTGCTAATATTGTTTGACCAACATCAGAAGCATCAGCTGACTTGGGCTACTGCTGGTAAGATGGTTTGTCATGTTTAAGACCATTAAAATTTGCCCCAGGAACCGCCTCATCCGGGAAGTTAGTTAATCTTTACTTTTAAAGTtccttttgcctttttttttatatatatatatatttaactaGTTTGCTGCCTGGTGAAAATATTACAAGTGTGTACTTGTTATTAGTGTGATGTGAACCCTTTATTTTGATAGTCAAAGTAAAATGCATAAACTAGCCTTCCAGAGATTTTGATCTCCAAATGTACATGAACAACACCCCCAAGGCTgtttacataaatacacagtgaATTAGAAACTGTTCCTGCACTAAACAGAACTGGTATAGCCGTTTATAACGCACCTCTCCTACCTTCTCTTCAAAAGCTATGAATTAAAAAGACAACCCTCGGTTTCATTACTTATGTGAACATCTCGTAAGGTCTTAAGGCTTTGTGTTTTGAAAGCTATTTTGCGATCATAATGTACCTATTCTTGCCAATATCTTTTTCGAGGTTGAGCGCTAGGAATAATTTTGAGTGGGAACTTTCTCAAGCCTGCCATTCACTAGTCCGCAACACCAGTCAGTCCATACTAGCCACTAgtacgccccccccccaaaccgtTGAGTATATCAATAGACTCAATCATGACATTTGATGTCATTATTGACCCTGTTTGAAAGGAAAAAGGTATTGATGCTTGATCAGATGGGGTATATAGTATAGAGGGGCTATAATTGATAAGGGTCAGAGTATCCttatgtcagtatgtgtgtgttgctgtcggAGCCGCTGTATCTTGACGTACCAGTTTGTGAGCTGGCTAgattcttgtgtatgtgtgctgtctACCAGACAAGGTGTTCAAGTGCTTTATTTCTCACATACACGAACATGTAGTGaactgtaaaaataaaaaaagggtcTACACTCTACACTGCAAAAAGAAATAAGGAAAGGGTGCTGAATTTAAAAACTTAGTGAGTAACTAATTTGAGGTCAATAgtctcactgcctgtgggtAAAAACTCCTAAGTCTCTCAGTCTTTGAACTGAGACTGCGGAGGCGTCTACCCGACAACAACAGGGTGAAGAGACAGGCATTGGGGTTTGAGTCAACCCTCATGATATGTCTTGGCTTGACTACTCTCTGTTTGTATGGGTTCAGATGGGCTGGGTGACCCAGAGCACCGAGGCTCAGCTGAACCTGCAGTTGAAGCAGAGGAGCATCAACCATGGTGAGAGCAGCGCACCACAGACATATCAGATACACGTGTGACTCATGCCTTTGGAATAGCCATACTATGTCAAGTAGGCAGGTTCTCATTCTTCACATAAGCTCAGATCAAAAGGCTGGAAACGTATCACTGCCAACATCTGCCCAAAGACTCTTCTTCCACTTTGATAGCAGTAACTTGATGGTGTGCTGGGTTCACTGAATGATACATGGACATAAATTCTTGTCAGGAACTGCCCAGTTCTTACATTTGCTTTTACAGTTCTTCTCATGTAAAGTCCTATATTTTGATGACAGCCTGGGGCACTCAAGGAGCAGATTTTTCCTGAGAATTCAAACTGAAATCGTTTAGCTTGGTGTTTTATTACCCCTGTGTAACCCTACAGCATACAGATCGTTAGAAATGGGTACGTTAACATTTTTAAATAGACCCTAAATGCCCTATGTGCTTACAAGCTTTGCTCAAAATGGAAAAATCTTGAGCTAGTTGTGGCAGTTGAACTTGATGGCCATTTTCAACCTGCAACCCCTACTTTCAGTTCCCTAGTGAAGAAATAATGTTTGCAGTTGTATTTCTTCATTTGACAGATTACTTTATCCAAAGGGGGTATCAGAGAGACGAAACCCAGATTCTGCAGACTCCTTGGTGACACTCGGTGCTCCAATCACTGCCTGCTGGCAGATTCAGGAAAGTTATTGGCTAGTATTCCAAGAAGCGCAGTATCGAAGAGGTTAAGCTGAAGGTCATCTGAAAATATGTATCGCAGCCTGTGCCAAAGTAATACTTCCGAGAAGGTAACGATAGTTGTACATAATCAGAACAACTGTGGTAGGAAATAATAGTCCTTCACTTGATTGGTCCATACCATTCTGATATTTAGTGACACGTTGAGCAGCATTAGTGCGTGTCCACAAGGGGCATCAGAGCTGGCACAGGCAGCCCAAAAGTGATCCTAGTTAGTTCCATGGGCAAGGCACCCTTGGGCATCAGAGCTGGCACAGGCAGCCCAAAAGTGATCCTAGTTAATTCCGTGGGCAGTTAGTTAGGCACCCGTGGGCAGCAGAAATCAATgacaaagatgaagaagaagaattaaTAATGGGGTTTGCCCATTCATTGTCTTTCAAATGAACACCAGTCCATTGGATTGACTGAAGACTGTTTTAAAGACTGGATAGCTGTCTTGGTATGCTTCCCACTCTTGCAAAGTTGGTTTCAGACGAGGAGGGTGTTTCCTGCGTATGTATTCATTTGGCAAATGCTGTTGTCCAAAGTAACTTACAAGCAAAAAGCTGATCAAGAAGAAAACAAGTGACGCTAAATGGTTCACCTCACATGTTACATAGCGCCAAGGAGCTGAATGAACTTGAATAAATAATTCCATAAGAATTATATCAGCCCCGACAAACGAGCTGAATGAACTTGAATAAATAAGTCC
The sequence above is drawn from the Clupea harengus chromosome 19, Ch_v2.0.2, whole genome shotgun sequence genome and encodes:
- the nup153 gene encoding nuclear pore complex protein Nup153 isoform X3, translated to MAATGGGKIRSRRYHIASKPYAKGKQQAGIISRVTDTVKSIVPSWLQKYFRNGEVAEDGAATRLAPELDSQDPPPNGHEEGAPLPDGRDSPEPSTSNTEPSTSRASLNFQDVLSRPPLNRSHLHFASLDGSPALAGRSSSLFPQPSTSTAAPFGSPFGGPFAGASTSNFSLVKEIKDSISQHEDDNISTTSGFSSRASDKETDRTHSGTQPAQAGLKKPAFNLSVFGTSGLSTTMNSSVLNSSHLGDSPFYPGKTTYGGAAANRSARSRPSTPYQVPVRRMIKAKPAGTQPCGVTSATARRILQSLERMSSPLADAKRIPSTISSPLSRSLDRTDLDASPFQIKKKKMDPLLPPVQKLVVPSAASVSGNRSMAFRPSLTPGGVNRTLERTAARDTPVRRSPLIPEPTPTTSQSTTSLAYPLSSTPAVSAAGSGGGKMKRERSIRPSNKHPEDEVAEVPDLPAISLPISSRALPSFSFSSPSTTSTPTSAPAKTTPTPAPAKTTPAPAKTVTSKDPPPASSPPSLPFTFASPIVMATAASPPSFSPSSGFTFSAPVMKTSPSVSNDTAAASPIARSVKSTANAETKEEFEGPFKPAKTLKQGSVLDLLKAPGFSSSPPTSTPSSQPAPTLPLSGFGDKFKPAAGSWACDSCLLQNSAADTKCVACQTTKPQTNSSSSSSSSSKLDSKPPAVSMAASSGGLAALFAPPAGSWDCDTCLVQNKPDALKCVACETAKPGSGIKPGLTLPAFSAASSTSTAATAAATTTSSSTSAGLLGFGDKFKKPEGSWDCDTCMVQNKGPDTKCVACLSPKPGASGAAPASLPPLSSSSGSAAPSLGFGDKFKKPAGSWECDVCCVQNKGEDVQCVACQTNKPGAKIESKAALGSATFTDSSSGGFKFGSSGTSATSDGIKFAGTFSDSSSAPSGGGFKFGGAPSDSTGGFKFGGASDSSSGGFKFGNSTTSEVSSTASGTSSGGFTFDLTSSSSSTTEDSKKADAPSLGNGFKFGGSTITFGTASTAPAAEASAAPVSAPAVDPSATGFSFGLSKPEDKLSAAPSPTFSFSTPQDAPAISNSVTSASSTSLPIFGTLAGAELTTSTPSLLPAATKFGESVSKEPALSGPVFSFGNPEEKEASSTSTTTAGFLFGAAKEAEKAPITTAAPSGGFSFGKPEAAAEPKPIFAFGKPAEKSEVDAPKPAFSFGQTSTDSSAAKPAFGFMAAATSSTPSSTPPPHPSLFGAVASSTTTLAPSPVPAPVPAPTSTFMFGQSTATTDAPPAKAFLFGQQTQETPAAPSATPAQPFMFNSAGNTAAPSFAFGATSSSTAAPAAPPPFAFSPASSTTGFGSTQSSMFGQNASQPIAPAFGSAAPSFSAGSQAPAFGAKPTAAPVFGQPANATPAFGSSNASTGQGGGFAFGGAGAFGPPAGAASGIFTFGGGPNPAAPATPQPPAPGGGFNFAASPAFNIGSVKSAGTPAPQHGIAGRKIKTAVRRRK